From the genome of Nicotiana sylvestris chromosome 2, ASM39365v2, whole genome shotgun sequence, one region includes:
- the LOC138886378 gene encoding uncharacterized protein, which translates to MSNLSKLEFVALDITGKNYLSWVLDAEIHLDAKGLGNTIIQGNEASNQDKAKAMIFLRHHLHEGLKTEYLTVKDPLELWINLKDRYDHLKLTVLPKARYEWIHLRLQDFKTVSEYNSAIFKVSSLLKLCGDTITDEDLLEKTFSTFHASNVVLQQQYREKGFKKYSELITCLLVAEQNNTLLMKNHEARPTGSTPFPEVNAIATYDKFERKQNNYRGRGHGYKRGRGRGRNNYRHYGGNKWENNKGSQINHSKGKASICHRCGMRGHWARICRTPEHFVKLYQASLKKKENNVEAHLTFQNNNDEAGPSNKYDSKAHPAYKDDDFEGLTNITHLEVGDFFEDID; encoded by the coding sequence atgtcaaatttatcaaaacttgaatttgtggcacttgacatcaccgggaagaactatttatcatgggtccttgatgctgaaattcacctcgacgctaaaggtcttggaaatacgattatacaaggaaatgaagcatcaaatcaggataaagcgaaagccatgattttccttcgccatcatttacatgaagggttaaaaactgaatatttaacagtaaaagatccacttgaattatggattaatttgaaggatcgatatgaccacctaaaacttacggtattaccaaaagctcggtatgagtggatacatttaaggttgcaagactttaaaactgtaagtgagtataattctgctatctttaaagtaagttctctattaaaattatgtggagacactatcacagatgaggacttattggaaaaaacattttctacttttcacgcttcaaatgtggtgctacaacaacaataccgtgaaaaaggttttaagaaatattctgagttaatcacatgcctacttgtggctgagcagaataatactctattaatgaaaaatcatgaagcccgtcctACTGGGTCaactccatttccggaagtgaatgctatagcaacatatgataagtttgaaagaaaacaaaataattaccgtggtcgtggacatggttataaacgtggacgtggcagggggcgaaacaattatcgtcattatggtggaaataaatgggagaacaataagggttctcaaattaatcattcaaaaggtaaagctagtatatgtcaccgatgtggtatgagaggtcattgggcgcgcatttgtcgtacgccagaacattttgtcaaactttatcaagcctccctcaagaaaaaagaaaataatgtggaggcacacttgacctttcaaaataataatgatgaagcaggtccctcaaataaatatgattctaaggcacatcctgcatataaagatgatgattttgaaggcctaacaaatattactcatttagaagttggagacttctttgaggatattgactga